A stretch of Paludisphaera borealis DNA encodes these proteins:
- a CDS encoding GumC family protein, with amino-acid sequence MDGIAPYRGQSASINPALNAQANGGGAIAPPHRPAPSGFAAPHAPDPSAVKTPAHYLGAARRRIWLILAVAVPLSIVSSIFALRQPKIYQARAELMIEPPQLDPILSTLVSQDVGRIDAAAHDKYAPNMVARLTGKALADRVVSSSRLAPELAALDDPAQELIVNNIRVVPIGKTNMYYYVTLEGKDPALTKRLLEGLLEELKSVAHTESHDKLEGTVEYAEQNLDQLKKDAAELHAAMLAKLKSVGTIGPGGKNILEMRYDSFGQSLALKQARLAEMNQKMMFAQIWPGAEGGGPAASPRDERMAMLQAEKHRLMKNLAHLKSTTRRFNDDPAARETSEQLDDVMNEIEEIGRMGSFKTRMAKNPAEMIFEKQMREIEDDQAEQQAMLSEIHEVMPKHQEFMSLMEDRQQARLKIAAAESEIKSFKTLMKSQKEPVRVPDNVVEPTVPIKPNRLLTIAMGLIVSFGLGFALVFVLEHFDHSVRVPEHVSHGLATPLLGVVPRITRSALTHRGGHLWTSAAPDSLAADAFRNVRASLLGVADRHGPIVSLLVTSAKAGDGKSTAALNLAATCARAGERTLLLDVDLRRPSLNDVFPADDDDDDARLGLVDVLRGAVPWQQTLRRTDLHNLDFIPTGDPRDVPIEILGTLELRQLLSALSHHYDRVILDGPAVLGMADCRVLGRMVDASVLVVRAGVHQIVTLQRAKAVLEQSQVEIAGVIVNSLSEGVQNWSSYGYPSTPVGFPPRRDRALPAASTTNQPDDEALLVAASAGR; translated from the coding sequence CGCGGTGCCGCTGTCGATCGTCTCGTCGATCTTCGCGTTGCGCCAGCCGAAAATCTACCAGGCCCGCGCCGAGCTCATGATCGAGCCTCCCCAGCTCGACCCGATCCTCTCAACGCTGGTCTCGCAGGACGTGGGCCGCATCGACGCGGCGGCGCATGATAAGTACGCGCCCAACATGGTGGCGCGGCTCACGGGCAAGGCGCTCGCCGACCGCGTCGTCTCCAGCTCGCGACTCGCCCCCGAGTTGGCGGCGCTCGACGACCCGGCGCAAGAGCTGATCGTCAACAACATCCGAGTCGTGCCGATCGGCAAGACGAACATGTATTACTACGTGACGCTTGAAGGCAAAGACCCCGCGCTCACCAAGCGGCTGCTCGAAGGACTGCTCGAAGAGCTGAAGTCCGTGGCCCACACCGAGAGCCACGACAAGCTCGAAGGCACCGTCGAGTACGCCGAGCAGAACCTCGATCAGCTCAAGAAGGATGCGGCCGAGCTGCACGCGGCGATGCTCGCCAAGCTCAAGAGCGTGGGGACGATCGGTCCCGGCGGCAAGAACATCCTCGAAATGCGGTACGACAGCTTCGGCCAATCGCTGGCCCTCAAGCAGGCGCGGCTCGCCGAGATGAACCAGAAGATGATGTTCGCCCAGATCTGGCCCGGTGCCGAGGGGGGGGGCCCGGCCGCAAGCCCCCGCGACGAACGCATGGCCATGCTCCAGGCCGAGAAACATCGGCTGATGAAAAACCTCGCTCATCTCAAGTCCACGACGCGGAGGTTCAACGACGACCCGGCCGCCAGGGAGACCTCGGAGCAACTCGACGACGTGATGAACGAGATCGAGGAGATCGGCCGGATGGGGTCGTTCAAGACCCGGATGGCCAAGAACCCCGCCGAGATGATCTTCGAAAAGCAGATGCGCGAGATCGAGGACGATCAGGCCGAGCAACAGGCGATGCTCTCCGAGATCCATGAGGTAATGCCCAAGCACCAGGAGTTCATGAGCCTGATGGAGGACCGCCAGCAGGCGCGGTTGAAGATCGCCGCGGCGGAGAGCGAGATCAAATCGTTCAAGACCCTGATGAAGTCGCAGAAGGAGCCGGTTCGGGTCCCCGACAACGTGGTCGAGCCGACCGTGCCGATCAAGCCCAACCGGCTGCTGACGATCGCCATGGGCCTGATCGTCAGCTTCGGCCTGGGGTTCGCGCTGGTGTTCGTGCTGGAACACTTCGACCACTCGGTTCGGGTGCCCGAGCACGTCAGCCACGGTCTGGCGACGCCGCTTCTGGGCGTGGTGCCGCGGATCACCCGATCGGCGCTGACGCACCGCGGCGGCCACTTGTGGACCTCGGCCGCGCCCGACTCATTGGCGGCCGACGCCTTCCGCAACGTCCGGGCCAGCCTGCTGGGGGTCGCCGACCGCCACGGGCCGATCGTCAGCCTGCTGGTGACGAGCGCCAAGGCTGGCGACGGCAAGAGCACCGCCGCGCTCAATCTGGCCGCCACCTGCGCCCGGGCCGGCGAACGGACCTTGCTGCTGGACGTCGACCTCCGCCGCCCCAGCCTCAACGACGTCTTCCCGGCCGACGACGATGACGACGACGCGCGGCTGGGCCTGGTCGACGTCCTCCGCGGCGCGGTCCCCTGGCAGCAGACGCTCCGCCGCACAGACCTCCACAACCTCGACTTCATCCCCACCGGCGACCCCCGCGACGTGCCGATCGAGATCCTCGGCACGCTCGAACTTCGCCAGTTGCTCTCGGCCTTGTCGCACCATTACGACCGGGTGATCCTCGACGGCCCGGCGGTGCTCGGCATGGCCGACTGCCGCGTGCTCGGCCGGATGGTCGACGCCTCGGTCCTGGTCGTCCGCGCCGGAGTCCACCAGATCGTGACGTTGCAGCGGGCCAAGGCCGTGCTCGAACAGTCGCAGGTCGAGATCGCCGGGGTGATCGTCAACAGCCTGAGCGAAGGCGTGCAGAACTGGTCGAGCTACGGATATCCCTCGACGCCCGTCGGCTTCCCTCCGCGCCGTGATCGGGCGCTGCCGGCCGCGTCGACGACGAACCAACCTGACGACGAGGCGCTGCTTGTGGCCGCGTCGGCCGGACGCTGA
- a CDS encoding exosortase/archaeosortase family protein: protein MAVNHDVLGSHSAAPPHADRSDAKISDLVTASLTDPANRPLLIGGAVCLALFGLLFRESLWHFYYAWTTDDNYSHGFLVPFISLYFAAQIFKRGPVAARSGVALGSLLLTLALLVHLVTIPLPIPFLGDLALLVALAGAFTLLAGSAALKRYWFVFFFLIFMVPLPVALYARIASPLQLLASRVASAFMNATGVPVLCEGNRMTLPGGVQMFVAEACSGMRQLTGFLALSAAVAYLCMRPVWYRVILVAAALPIALFANIARVVVTGYIMHFVNPAYASGAYHTLEGVLLMGFGLFLLNSVCMLMDLFCVTPPETGAEAEADPDADADAGSSRGGRSILQGADGWAGGRITGKLSLSTPEELP from the coding sequence ATGGCGGTGAATCACGACGTGTTGGGCTCTCACTCCGCGGCCCCGCCTCACGCGGATCGCTCGGACGCGAAAATCAGCGACCTCGTCACGGCGAGCCTGACCGACCCGGCCAATCGCCCGCTGCTGATCGGCGGCGCGGTCTGCCTGGCGCTCTTCGGCCTGCTCTTTCGCGAGAGCCTGTGGCACTTTTATTACGCCTGGACGACCGACGACAACTACAGCCACGGCTTCCTCGTGCCGTTCATCAGCCTGTACTTCGCGGCCCAGATCTTCAAGCGCGGGCCCGTCGCGGCGCGATCGGGCGTCGCCCTCGGCAGCCTGCTGCTGACCCTGGCCCTGCTCGTGCATCTGGTCACCATCCCACTGCCGATCCCGTTCCTCGGCGACCTCGCGCTGCTGGTCGCGCTCGCCGGCGCGTTCACGCTGCTGGCCGGTTCCGCGGCCCTCAAGCGGTACTGGTTCGTGTTCTTCTTCCTGATCTTCATGGTGCCGCTGCCGGTCGCGCTGTACGCGCGGATCGCGTCGCCGCTCCAGCTTCTGGCGAGCCGGGTGGCTTCGGCGTTCATGAACGCGACGGGCGTGCCGGTGCTCTGCGAGGGGAACCGGATGACCCTCCCCGGGGGCGTCCAGATGTTCGTGGCCGAGGCGTGCAGCGGGATGCGGCAGCTCACCGGCTTTCTCGCCCTGTCGGCGGCGGTGGCTTATCTGTGCATGCGTCCCGTGTGGTACCGCGTGATCCTGGTCGCCGCGGCGCTGCCGATCGCCCTGTTCGCGAACATCGCCCGCGTGGTCGTGACCGGCTACATCATGCACTTCGTCAATCCGGCGTATGCGTCGGGCGCCTACCACACGTTGGAGGGCGTCTTGCTCATGGGCTTCGGCCTGTTCCTGCTCAACTCGGTCTGCATGCTGATGGACCTCTTCTGCGTGACGCCCCCCGAGACCGGCGCGGAAGCGGAAGCCGATCCTGACGCCGACGCCGACGCCGGATCGTCCCGGGGCGGGCGGTCGATCCTTCAGGGCGCCGACGGCTGGGCGGGCGGGCGGATCACCGGCAAACTCTCCCTGAGCACTCCCGAGGAGCTACCATGA
- a CDS encoding EpsI family protein: MTPIKRCVLCAGFLTFGLAAQAGLEHMNGTERPLLRQSLATIPMELNGWIGRDETMDPEIVKRAQTTEYVNRVYESRAHPGVKFWLWINYSTEGTNLRHTPEICLPSGGWEKIESQTRELSLPTGGGKELTCTRLGYAQGDLVKHVGFWYYIFGEGRLENMVRRLPITSRSSHGRTTRGSSMTVEVFYPGESDPDALALGAFSRELLVALEPILPTDRAEYYVP, from the coding sequence ATGACGCCGATCAAGCGTTGCGTCCTGTGCGCCGGGTTCTTGACCTTCGGGCTCGCCGCGCAGGCGGGACTCGAACATATGAACGGCACCGAGCGGCCGCTGCTGCGGCAGTCGCTCGCCACGATCCCGATGGAGCTGAACGGCTGGATCGGGCGCGACGAGACGATGGACCCCGAGATCGTCAAACGCGCCCAGACCACCGAATACGTCAACCGAGTGTACGAGAGCCGAGCACATCCCGGCGTCAAGTTCTGGCTCTGGATCAACTACTCGACCGAGGGCACCAACCTCCGCCACACGCCCGAGATCTGCCTCCCCTCGGGCGGCTGGGAGAAGATCGAGTCGCAGACCCGCGAGCTGTCGCTGCCGACCGGCGGCGGCAAGGAGCTGACGTGCACGCGGCTGGGCTATGCGCAAGGCGATCTGGTGAAACACGTCGGATTCTGGTATTACATTTTCGGCGAGGGAAGGCTGGAGAACATGGTCCGCCGCCTCCCCATCACCAGCCGCAGCAGTCACGGACGGACCACGCGCGGGTCGTCGATGACCGTCGAAGTCTTCTACCCCGGCGAGTCCGACCCCGACGCCTTGGCCCTCGGCGCGTTCTCCCGCGAGCTGCTCGTCGCGCTCGAGCCGATCCTGCCGACCGACCGCGCGGAATACTACGTCCCCTGA
- the gmd gene encoding GDP-mannose 4,6-dehydratase, whose translation MKRALITGITGQDGSYLAEFLLGKPNYEVHGLVRRSSSLNRQRIDHLFGPDAPGRDRLFLHYADLADASSLAAIMELIRPDEVYNLGAQSHVRVSFDQPLYTADVVGLGTLRLLEAVRHLNRNHPVRFYQASSSEMYGSAPAPQGPNTPFHPRSPYACAKLYAHWQTINYREAYNLFACSGILFNHESPRRGESFVTRKVTLGATRIKEGLQKRLVMGNLESKRDWGFAGDYVRAMWLMLQQDKPDDYVVATGETYSIHDLLDKAFGLVDLDYRDYVDFDERYMRPSEVDVLLGDATKAREVLGWKPEVDFHGLIKMMVDNDLELARREKHARTFPGS comes from the coding sequence ATGAAGCGTGCACTGATCACCGGGATCACCGGTCAAGACGGCTCGTACCTGGCCGAATTCCTGCTGGGCAAGCCGAACTACGAGGTCCACGGCCTGGTGCGGCGGTCGAGCAGCCTGAACCGCCAGCGGATCGACCACCTGTTCGGCCCCGACGCGCCGGGCCGCGACCGCCTGTTCCTCCACTACGCCGACCTCGCCGACGCATCGAGCCTGGCGGCGATCATGGAACTGATCCGGCCCGACGAAGTCTACAACCTCGGCGCGCAGAGCCACGTCCGGGTGTCGTTCGACCAGCCGCTCTACACGGCCGACGTCGTCGGCCTGGGGACGCTCCGCCTGCTTGAAGCGGTCCGCCACCTCAACCGCAACCACCCCGTGCGGTTCTACCAGGCGTCCAGCTCCGAGATGTACGGTTCCGCCCCCGCGCCGCAAGGGCCGAACACGCCGTTCCACCCTCGCAGCCCGTACGCCTGCGCCAAGCTCTACGCCCACTGGCAGACGATCAACTACCGCGAGGCGTACAACCTGTTCGCCTGCTCGGGCATCCTGTTCAACCACGAGAGCCCCCGCCGCGGCGAGTCGTTCGTCACCCGCAAGGTGACCCTGGGCGCGACCCGGATCAAAGAGGGGCTCCAGAAGCGCCTGGTGATGGGCAACCTGGAATCGAAGCGCGACTGGGGCTTCGCCGGCGACTACGTCCGCGCCATGTGGCTGATGCTCCAGCAAGACAAGCCCGACGACTACGTGGTGGCGACCGGCGAGACCTACTCGATCCACGATCTACTCGATAAAGCCTTCGGCCTCGTCGACCTCGACTACCGCGATTACGTCGACTTCGACGAGCGTTACATGAGGCCCTCCGAGGTAGACGTCCTCCTGGGCGACGCCACCAAGGCCCGCGAGGTCCTCGGCTGGAAGCCCGAGGTCGACTTCCACGGCCTCATCAAGATGATGGTCGACAACGACCTCGAACTCGCCCGCCGCGAGAAGCACGCCCGCACCTTCCCGGGAAGCTGA